In Campylobacter mucosalis, a single window of DNA contains:
- a CDS encoding M48 family metallopeptidase — MQKIVCIKFYEFDITLKFKKGVKNLHLRVSKDTKISLTLPFYTTQKLAINFLEQHKEWLKSTHEKIAKNLPKDDEILYLGKLYKLEFKENITGVNIYEAKILAPNQKSLEKFQKTKAKELFSDTMAKFLPLINKSVNRLSIRKMQTRWGSCNCKKGYINLNLNLLEKPVNLIEYVILHELTHLIYPHHQKSFYDFIQRVMPDFREREKMLNSMPPNLTA; from the coding sequence ATGCAAAAGATAGTTTGTATCAAATTTTATGAGTTTGATATCACTTTGAAATTTAAAAAAGGCGTTAAAAACTTACACCTTAGAGTGAGCAAAGATACGAAAATTTCGCTCACTCTACCATTTTACACAACGCAAAAATTAGCCATAAATTTCTTAGAACAACACAAAGAATGGCTAAAATCAACACACGAAAAAATAGCTAAAAATCTACCAAAAGATGATGAAATTTTATATCTTGGAAAGTTATATAAGTTAGAATTTAAAGAAAATATAACTGGTGTTAATATATACGAAGCTAAAATTTTAGCTCCCAATCAAAAGAGTTTAGAGAAATTTCAAAAGACAAAGGCAAAGGAATTGTTTAGCGACACTATGGCTAAATTTTTACCACTGATAAATAAAAGTGTAAATCGTCTATCAATACGAAAAATGCAAACTCGCTGGGGGAGCTGCAACTGCAAAAAAGGTTACATAAATCTTAATTTAAACCTGCTAGAAAAACCTGTAAATTTAATAGAATATGTCATCCTTCACGAACTAACCCACCTAATATATCCACATCATCAAAAAAGCTTTTATGATTTTATCCAAAGAGTTATGCCTGATTTTAGAGAACGCGAGAAAATGCTAAATAGTATGCCGCCAAATTTGACGGCATAG
- a CDS encoding cupin domain-containing protein, whose protein sequence is MEKLVWQNNTFDGVSVFKIFESKSTKEIRINLQSGSAMKEHQAPGAIMVQVLRGEIDFGVNGEVIKLNELDMITLEANVPHSLLALKDSIVRLSLSKNDDVSRIFGVLKS, encoded by the coding sequence ATGGAAAAGCTAGTTTGGCAAAACAACACATTTGACGGCGTTAGTGTATTTAAAATATTTGAAAGCAAAAGCACAAAAGAGATACGCATAAATCTTCAAAGCGGATCGGCAATGAAAGAACACCAAGCACCCGGAGCCATAATGGTGCAAGTGCTTCGTGGCGAGATAGATTTTGGCGTAAATGGCGAAGTGATTAAACTAAATGAGCTAGATATGATAACGCTAGAAGCGAACGTCCCGCATTCACTTTTGGCATTAAAAGATAGCATAGTGCGTTTAAGTTTAAGCAAAAACGATGACGTTAGCCGTATTTTTGGGGTGTTAAAGTCATAA
- a CDS encoding TAXI family TRAP transporter solute-binding subunit encodes MKKACVLLSSLLLASALSAKEFVSVGTGGMTGTYYPIGGAICRLVNKDPNIKCSVQSTGGSVYNVNNVLKKELSFGFVQSDVVYDKYNGTGKFSGAADTNLRSVVSIYPELLAFVVAKDANIKSVADLAGKKYNVGNPGSGNEVTTLAVFKAKGLDVANLGHRGVLTVQECPHALKDKKIDGYSFVVGHPTANITDAANSLPIDILNIEGSEIDAMLKEYPYFAKGVILKGSYEGVDHDVNTIGVKAVLVTNKDMSNASVKAVVKAIIDNFDEYKTLHPALKSVTKESLIEGLSAPLHPAAQDVFKEAGIIK; translated from the coding sequence ATGAAAAAGGCTTGTGTTTTACTTTCTAGTTTGCTTTTGGCTTCTGCGCTTAGTGCAAAGGAGTTTGTTAGCGTTGGAACAGGCGGTATGACCGGAACATACTATCCAATAGGCGGAGCGATTTGTCGCTTGGTAAATAAAGATCCAAACATTAAATGCTCGGTTCAATCAACTGGTGGTTCTGTTTATAACGTAAATAACGTACTTAAAAAGGAGCTAAGCTTCGGATTTGTTCAAAGCGACGTTGTTTATGACAAATATAATGGCACTGGAAAATTTAGCGGCGCAGCTGATACAAATTTACGCTCTGTTGTGTCGATTTATCCAGAGCTTTTGGCGTTTGTTGTGGCTAAAGACGCAAATATAAAAAGCGTAGCTGATCTAGCTGGTAAGAAGTATAATGTTGGCAATCCTGGTAGCGGAAACGAGGTTACAACACTTGCTGTATTTAAGGCAAAAGGGCTTGATGTGGCAAATCTCGGACATCGCGGTGTTTTAACCGTTCAAGAGTGCCCACACGCACTAAAAGATAAAAAGATCGATGGATATAGCTTTGTTGTAGGACATCCAACTGCAAACATCACAGACGCTGCAAATTCGCTTCCTATTGATATCTTAAATATCGAGGGTAGCGAAATAGACGCTATGCTAAAAGAGTATCCATATTTTGCAAAGGGCGTGATACTAAAGGGTAGCTATGAGGGTGTAGATCACGACGTAAATACTATCGGCGTAAAGGCTGTTTTGGTAACAAACAAAGATATGAGCAACGCTAGTGTAAAAGCCGTGGTAAAAGCTATTATCGATAATTTTGATGAGTATAAAACACTTCATCCTGCGTTAAAATCTGTAACAAAAGAGAGTTTGATAGAGGGTCTTTCAGCTCCACTTCACCCAGCCGCACAAGATGTATTTAAAGAAGCAGGTATAATAAAATAA
- a CDS encoding amino acid ABC transporter ATP-binding protein — MKILELKNVNKFYGQIQALKDINLSVNRGEVIVLLGPSGCGKSTTLRTINGLENIQSGEIVIDGEVVTKDYKNWTKMRQKVGMVFQHYELFEHLNVIENIILAPLKAQKRSRDEVEREADMWLEKVGLKDKKFARPRELSGGQKQRIAIVRSLCMKPELMLFDEVTAALDPEIVREVLDVIINLAKDGMTMLIVTHEMGFARAVADKIVFMDAGQIVEISTPNEFFTSPKSERAKKFLNLFSFKE; from the coding sequence ATGAAAATTTTAGAGTTAAAAAATGTAAATAAATTTTATGGACAAATACAGGCTTTAAAGGATATAAATTTAAGCGTAAATCGTGGCGAAGTAATCGTCTTACTTGGTCCATCAGGTTGCGGTAAATCAACGACTTTACGAACCATAAACGGACTTGAAAATATCCAAAGTGGCGAGATTGTAATTGATGGCGAAGTGGTTACAAAAGATTATAAAAACTGGACAAAAATGCGTCAAAAAGTCGGTATGGTTTTTCAGCATTACGAGCTTTTTGAGCATTTAAATGTGATAGAAAATATCATTTTAGCCCCACTAAAAGCACAAAAACGAAGCCGTGATGAAGTGGAGCGTGAGGCTGATATGTGGCTTGAAAAGGTCGGCTTAAAAGATAAGAAATTCGCACGTCCTCGTGAGCTTTCAGGCGGTCAAAAGCAACGAATAGCAATTGTCAGAAGCCTTTGTATGAAGCCTGAGCTTATGCTATTTGACGAGGTTACAGCAGCACTTGATCCTGAGATCGTGCGTGAAGTTTTAGATGTGATTATAAATTTAGCAAAGGACGGAATGACTATGTTAATTGTCACTCACGAAATGGGTTTTGCACGTGCGGTCGCCGATAAAATCGTATTTATGGACGCTGGGCAAATCGTAGAAATTAGCACACCAAATGAGTTTTTTACCAGTCCAAAAAGCGAAAGAGCGAAAAAATTTTTAAATTTGTTTAGTTTTAAAGAGTAA
- a CDS encoding CBU_0592 family membrane protein, whose amino-acid sequence MDIFQIIGFLGMLCIVGAYFLLQLGKMSAENLAYQYINLAGAILLIISLLVHFNLGSFLIEVFWIFITIFGIFKIYKQKRVK is encoded by the coding sequence ATGGATATTTTTCAGATTATAGGATTTTTGGGTATGCTTTGCATTGTTGGGGCGTATTTTTTGCTTCAACTTGGCAAGATGAGTGCAGAAAATTTAGCCTATCAATACATAAATTTAGCTGGTGCGATTTTGCTCATCATCTCGCTTTTGGTGCATTTTAATCTCGGCTCATTCTTAATTGAAGTTTTTTGGATTTTTATAACAATTTTTGGGATTTTTAAAATTTACAAACAAAAGAGAGTAAAATAG
- a CDS encoding agmatine deiminase family protein has protein sequence MRAFGEWEKQECLLLSLPHKNTDWQPYLDEILASYEELVRAVVPYQKCVLICPDTQILERFKKFSNCEFLEIATDDTWIRDYGMIDVLCGNGIKSYDFNFNAWGNKFKSSNDNAVNTALNAHFKGELESVNMVLEGGSVDFNGDGVLLTTEHCLLNENRNPSLNKSQIEAKLSELFGLKRTIWLKNGFIKGDDTDHHIDTLARFITPDTIAYASCDDRSDEHFNALRAMRDELEKTGFKLLALPLPSPKFYDDKRLGCTYTNFIFINDALIVPTYDDKNDKIVLEALQNALPNHKVIGVNSLVFVRQNGSLHCSSQNKYHAFAKQNVSSEAKNKRSGADRQVFSEAKNKYHAFAKQNVSSEAKNKRSGADRQVFSEAGE, from the coding sequence ATTAGAGCATTTGGCGAGTGGGAGAAACAAGAGTGCTTGCTTTTATCTTTACCACATAAAAACACCGACTGGCAGCCATATTTAGATGAAATTTTAGCTAGTTATGAAGAGCTTGTTCGTGCTGTTGTGCCGTATCAAAAGTGCGTTTTAATCTGTCCGGACACGCAAATTTTAGAGCGTTTTAAGAAATTTTCTAACTGCGAATTTTTAGAGATTGCAACTGATGATACGTGGATTAGGGACTATGGTATGATTGATGTTTTGTGTGGTAATGGTATAAAAAGCTACGATTTTAACTTCAATGCTTGGGGCAATAAATTTAAAAGTAGCAACGATAACGCCGTAAATACCGCACTAAATGCACATTTTAAAGGTGAGCTAGAAAGTGTTAATATGGTGCTTGAAGGCGGTAGTGTGGATTTTAACGGCGATGGTGTTTTGCTTACGACTGAGCATTGTTTGCTAAATGAAAATCGCAATCCAAGCCTAAATAAGAGCCAAATTGAAGCAAAATTAAGTGAGCTTTTTGGATTAAAACGCACGATTTGGCTAAAAAATGGCTTTATAAAGGGCGATGATACCGATCATCACATTGATACATTGGCTCGTTTTATCACGCCTGATACGATAGCTTACGCAAGTTGTGATGATCGTAGTGATGAGCATTTTAATGCACTAAGAGCTATGAGAGATGAGCTTGAAAAAACCGGCTTTAAGCTACTTGCCTTGCCACTACCTAGCCCGAAATTTTATGATGATAAAAGGCTTGGTTGCACATATACAAATTTTATATTTATAAATGACGCTTTAATCGTGCCAACTTACGATGATAAAAACGATAAAATCGTGCTTGAAGCACTGCAAAATGCCTTACCAAATCACAAGGTAATCGGCGTAAATTCGCTCGTTTTTGTCCGTCAAAATGGCTCACTTCACTGCTCATCACAAAACAAGTATCACGCTTTTGCGAAGCAAAATGTTTCTAGCGAAGCGAAAAACAAGCGAAGCGGTGCCGATAGGCAGGTTTTTAGTGAAGCGAAAAACAAGTATCACGCTTTTGCGAAGCAAAATGTTTCTAGCGAAGCGAAAAACAAGCGAAGCGGTGCCGATAGGCAGGTTTTTAGTGAAGCGGGAGAATAG
- a CDS encoding cation diffusion facilitator family transporter: MKLAKTNPFLLKKIAVITAGLTAVILAIFKFIAGFLSGSVSVMSSAIDSMLDCLVSFLNFLALKKSSDAPNAKFNYGYGKLEALSSLFEGVFIIGIGLFILYQSVKKIFIPEQNFDVSIGLYVMLVSLVLTGALILFLNKIATLTNNLIIKADALHYKSDFYSNLAIIIALIVIKFTGFVLIDAILGIMISIYIIYSAISLIREGVLILLDAALPSQIINEVVQIILSKPEISSFHYLKSRQSGAYTYLSYHLVFNGNFSLLKAHEISDEIIREIKVRFNDKIWIITPELDPVDDSGGENHGNDERCVISNKG, translated from the coding sequence ATGAAATTAGCCAAAACAAATCCATTTTTGCTTAAAAAAATAGCCGTGATTACAGCTGGACTTACCGCTGTAATTTTGGCGATTTTTAAATTTATAGCCGGATTTTTAAGCGGTTCGGTTTCGGTTATGAGCTCAGCCATTGACTCTATGCTTGACTGCTTGGTTTCATTTTTAAATTTCTTGGCACTTAAAAAATCAAGCGACGCACCAAATGCGAAATTTAACTACGGATACGGCAAACTTGAAGCACTCTCATCACTCTTTGAGGGCGTTTTTATCATTGGTATCGGACTTTTTATCCTTTATCAAAGCGTTAAGAAAATTTTCATCCCAGAGCAAAATTTTGATGTTAGCATTGGACTTTATGTTATGCTAGTTTCACTCGTTTTGACCGGTGCTTTGATACTATTTTTAAACAAAATTGCAACCCTAACAAACAACCTAATCATCAAGGCAGACGCACTTCACTACAAAAGCGACTTTTACTCAAACCTAGCCATCATCATCGCTCTAATCGTGATAAAATTTACTGGCTTTGTGCTAATTGACGCGATTTTAGGCATAATGATAAGCATTTATATCATCTACTCGGCAATCTCGCTCATACGCGAAGGGGTGCTAATTTTGCTTGACGCTGCCCTGCCTAGCCAGATTATAAATGAAGTGGTGCAAATCATCCTTTCAAAGCCTGAAATTTCAAGTTTTCACTACCTAAAAAGTCGCCAAAGTGGAGCCTATACATATTTAAGCTATCATCTAGTTTTTAATGGTAATTTTTCGCTTTTAAAGGCACACGAAATTTCAGATGAGATTATAAGAGAGATAAAAGTTAGGTTTAATGATAAAATTTGGATAATCACGCCAGAGCTTGATCCGGTTGATGATAGTGGTGGCGAAAATCACGGCAATGACGAGCGTTGCGTAATATCAAATAAAGGATAA
- a CDS encoding carbon-nitrogen hydrolase produces the protein MKIALIQQKFHGTKEATIAKTCDLIAQAKQGGAELVVLQELHQTQYFCQSEDVGFFDLANDWESDVKFWANVARQNGVVLVTSLFEKRTAGLYHNTAFVFERDGTLAGKYRKMHIPDDPQFYEKFYFTPGDLGFEPIQTSVGKLGVLVCWDQWYPEAARLMALKGAQILIYPTAIGWFDDDTQAEKSRQLEAWVAVQRGHSVANGVPVVAVNRVGFEADSSSVSKGIRFWGNSFVFGAQGEQIFRANEQDEACFLVDIDMKRSEDVRRIWPFLRDRRIENYADLTKRFID, from the coding sequence ATGAAAATAGCACTAATTCAGCAAAAATTTCACGGCACAAAAGAGGCTACAATAGCTAAAACTTGCGATCTAATCGCACAGGCAAAGCAGGGTGGGGCAGAGCTTGTAGTCTTGCAAGAGCTTCATCAAACGCAGTATTTTTGTCAAAGCGAAGACGTGGGCTTTTTTGATTTGGCAAATGATTGGGAGAGTGATGTGAAATTTTGGGCAAATGTAGCAAGGCAAAATGGCGTTGTTTTGGTTACTTCGCTATTTGAAAAACGCACCGCCGGACTTTATCACAACACGGCTTTTGTCTTTGAACGTGACGGCACACTAGCTGGTAAATACCGCAAAATGCACATACCTGATGACCCGCAGTTTTATGAGAAATTTTACTTCACGCCAGGTGATTTGGGCTTTGAGCCGATACAAACTAGTGTTGGCAAACTTGGTGTCTTGGTGTGTTGGGATCAGTGGTATCCTGAGGCGGCTCGTTTAATGGCGTTAAAGGGGGCTCAGATTTTAATCTATCCAACGGCGATAGGTTGGTTTGATGATGATACACAGGCTGAAAAATCGCGTCAGCTAGAAGCGTGGGTCGCTGTGCAGCGTGGGCATAGCGTGGCAAATGGTGTGCCTGTTGTGGCAGTAAATCGCGTTGGTTTTGAAGCCGATAGCTCTAGCGTTAGTAAAGGCATTAGATTTTGGGGTAATAGCTTTGTTTTTGGAGCACAAGGGGAGCAAATTTTTAGGGCAAATGAGCAAGATGAGGCGTGTTTTTTAGTAGATATTGATATGAAACGAAGCGAAGATGTGCGTAGAATTTGGCCATTTTTACGTGATAGACGGATTGAAAATTATGCAGATTTAACAAAGAGATTTATTGATTAA
- a CDS encoding amino acid ABC transporter permease, translating to MDFEFISEFYPMYVRAGILTLKLAFLGIFFSIIIGIFCMSVRYYKVKFLIPLINGYVELSRNTPLLIQLFFLYYGLPKLGVSISSFSCAVIGLAFLGGSYMAESFRLGYEAVRKSQIEAGLSLGLNQVQILYHIITPQAFSVSLPSIAANVIFLLKETSIVSIVALADLVYVAKDLIGLYYKTDEALFMLVISYLVIILPISLVLSLIERRIRAR from the coding sequence ATGGATTTTGAATTTATTAGTGAGTTTTATCCTATGTATGTTAGAGCTGGAATTTTAACGCTCAAACTTGCATTTTTAGGTATTTTCTTTTCAATTATCATAGGCATTTTTTGTATGTCAGTGCGGTATTATAAGGTAAAATTTCTAATCCCGTTAATAAATGGCTACGTTGAGCTAAGTCGTAACACACCGCTTTTAATCCAGCTTTTCTTTTTATATTATGGACTACCAAAGCTTGGCGTTAGCATTAGCTCGTTTAGCTGTGCTGTTATCGGTTTAGCGTTTTTAGGCGGTAGTTATATGGCTGAGAGTTTTAGGCTAGGATACGAAGCGGTTAGAAAGAGCCAGATAGAAGCAGGACTTAGTCTTGGGCTAAATCAGGTGCAAATTTTATACCACATAATCACGCCACAAGCGTTTAGTGTTTCACTGCCTAGCATCGCTGCAAACGTGATTTTCTTGCTTAAAGAAACCTCAATCGTTAGCATTGTCGCCCTTGCTGATTTAGTTTATGTTGCAAAGGATTTAATCGGACTTTATTACAAAACTGACGAAGCGTTATTTATGCTTGTTATTAGCTATCTAGTCATCATTTTGCCAATTTCACTAGTGCTTTCACTAATTGAAAGGAGAATTCGTGCAAGATAG
- a CDS encoding amino acid ABC transporter permease has product MQDSVLFNAQNLLRLGEGLVVSLEISILSIIISIFGGLILGVLMSLKNRFLYATLKICLEIVRIMPTIVWLFIFYFGLARALNLHLSAFGASLVVFSIWGIFEMMDIVRGAVVSIPKHQFESATSLGLNRLQIYIYIIIPLATRRLVPGAVNLLSRMIKTTSIVVLIGVIEVVKVGQQIIERHVFSDNLAPFWIYGFIFFLYFIICYPISKLSAKLERRWE; this is encoded by the coding sequence GTGCAAGATAGTGTGCTTTTTAACGCCCAAAATTTGCTTAGACTTGGCGAAGGACTTGTCGTAAGTCTTGAAATTTCAATCCTTTCAATCATTATCTCTATTTTTGGCGGACTGATTTTAGGCGTTTTAATGAGCCTAAAAAACCGATTTTTATACGCCACTCTTAAAATTTGCCTTGAAATCGTGCGAATAATGCCAACAATCGTCTGGCTTTTTATATTTTATTTTGGTTTAGCACGTGCGTTAAATTTGCATTTAAGTGCATTTGGTGCTTCACTTGTCGTGTTTAGCATTTGGGGTATTTTTGAGATGATGGATATCGTGCGTGGAGCGGTTGTTTCTATACCAAAACACCAGTTTGAAAGTGCAACTTCACTTGGGCTAAACAGGCTTCAAATTTACATTTATATCATCATACCGCTTGCTACAAGACGCTTGGTGCCGGGTGCTGTAAATTTGCTAAGCCGTATGATAAAAACAACATCAATCGTAGTATTAATCGGCGTAATTGAGGTCGTAAAAGTCGGCCAGCAAATCATAGAAAGACACGTTTTTAGCGATAATTTAGCACCTTTTTGGATTTATGGCTTTATATTCTTTTTATATTTTATAATTTGCTATCCGATATCAAAATTATCAGCCAAACTTGAACGCCGTTGGGAGTAG
- a CDS encoding TRAP transporter permease, with amino-acid sequence MKDTNENEEQFVEVKTREIDSTFYNYLIAGICFLWSAFQLYIAYFPLNTTISRSLHLAFAVALIFLLYPVKFHKQAHTKVPFYDILAFIVGIFVVLYPAIDFYGLAERPGDYLSRDIIIACIAILLLIEAGRRVLGPALGVICIIFLAYDYFGQYMPDIIAHQGASLQKLAGHMFLTTEGVFGVPIGVSASFIYLFVLFGSLLERAGAGQYFINLAFSLLGKFRGGPAKASVIASGLTGMVSGSSTANVVTVGTFTIPLMKKAGLSRVKAGAIEVAAGVNGQLMPPIMGAAAFIIAEFLGMSYTNVMVAAVIPAFACYISLFFIVHLESCKLGLKGIQESEYHSRFKIFVSGLHYLMPILVLLYTLLIAKESAISAAFNAIGFLFLIMVFQEPTKKLAQGQKISKYDVLVGFEDIFWSMVAAAKSMATIAAATALAGIIVGSISLTGLGQVLSDVVEQLAGNNILLILLLTAVMSLVLGMGLPTTANYIVVSSLVAPVILLLAYKNGFLVPAIAAHMFVFYFGILADDTPPVGIAAYAAAGIAKANPVTVGLQGFFYDLRTAILPFAFFFNNKLMLIESVNPNDPLDAKGIVWMSNPLEIGLVFIMAIIGMFAFSSILQGYFVTKIRLWERLLLIPVVPLTLVPNICSKYSIIPNEYVGYLIGAAIYAFVFMTQWMKNLSDKKLA; translated from the coding sequence ATGAAAGATACAAACGAGAACGAAGAGCAGTTTGTAGAGGTTAAAACACGAGAGATAGACTCCACGTTTTATAATTATTTAATAGCGGGAATTTGCTTTTTATGGTCGGCTTTTCAGCTTTATATAGCCTATTTTCCGCTTAATACAACAATATCAAGATCTTTGCACCTAGCATTTGCGGTTGCTTTGATATTTTTGCTATATCCAGTGAAATTTCATAAACAAGCTCATACAAAAGTACCATTTTATGATATTTTAGCCTTTATAGTTGGAATTTTTGTAGTGCTTTATCCAGCGATAGATTTTTATGGTCTTGCTGAACGTCCTGGCGATTATTTGAGTCGTGATATTATTATTGCTTGTATTGCTATATTGCTTTTAATAGAGGCTGGAAGACGAGTTTTAGGACCAGCTCTTGGCGTTATTTGTATCATATTTTTAGCCTATGACTATTTTGGTCAGTATATGCCAGATATCATTGCTCATCAGGGTGCTAGTTTGCAAAAATTAGCAGGACATATGTTTTTAACAACTGAGGGTGTTTTTGGTGTTCCTATCGGTGTTAGCGCTAGTTTTATATATCTTTTTGTGCTTTTTGGCTCACTTTTAGAGAGAGCCGGAGCAGGGCAGTATTTTATAAATTTAGCGTTTTCGTTACTTGGAAAATTTCGCGGAGGTCCAGCAAAGGCTTCGGTTATCGCAAGTGGTTTAACTGGTATGGTTAGCGGTAGCTCTACAGCAAACGTCGTAACGGTCGGCACTTTTACTATTCCACTAATGAAAAAGGCTGGACTAAGCAGGGTAAAAGCTGGAGCCATAGAGGTTGCAGCTGGTGTGAATGGTCAGCTTATGCCACCTATTATGGGTGCGGCTGCGTTTATAATAGCTGAATTTTTGGGTATGAGCTATACAAATGTTATGGTTGCTGCTGTTATCCCCGCGTTTGCGTGTTATATTTCGCTGTTTTTTATCGTGCATTTAGAGAGTTGTAAGCTTGGACTTAAGGGCATACAAGAGAGCGAATATCACTCAAGGTTTAAAATTTTTGTTAGTGGTCTTCACTATTTAATGCCGATTTTGGTGTTGCTTTACACGCTTTTAATCGCAAAAGAGTCTGCCATATCTGCTGCTTTTAATGCTATTGGATTTTTGTTTTTAATAATGGTCTTTCAAGAGCCTACAAAAAAACTAGCACAGGGTCAAAAGATAAGCAAATACGATGTTTTGGTTGGCTTTGAAGATATCTTTTGGTCTATGGTTGCAGCTGCAAAAAGTATGGCTACTATCGCGGCTGCTACGGCACTGGCTGGTATTATAGTTGGCTCTATATCCTTAACTGGTCTTGGTCAAGTCCTTTCAGATGTTGTAGAGCAATTAGCTGGAAACAACATACTTCTTATACTTTTGCTAACGGCTGTTATGTCATTGGTGCTTGGTATGGGGCTTCCAACGACTGCAAACTACATTGTTGTCTCAAGTCTTGTAGCACCTGTAATTTTGCTTTTGGCTTATAAAAATGGCTTTTTAGTTCCTGCAATTGCTGCTCATATGTTCGTGTTTTACTTTGGAATTTTAGCCGATGACACGCCACCTGTTGGTATAGCAGCATACGCAGCAGCAGGCATAGCAAAGGCAAATCCAGTAACCGTTGGTTTGCAAGGGTTTTTCTATGATTTACGCACAGCGATACTTCCGTTTGCATTTTTCTTTAATAACAAACTAATGCTCATAGAAAGCGTAAATCCAAACGATCCTTTGGACGCAAAAGGTATTGTATGGATGAGTAATCCGCTTGAAATAGGTCTGGTTTTCATAATGGCGATAATTGGTATGTTCGCGTTTAGCTCGATTCTGCAAGGTTATTTTGTAACCAAAATCAGGCTTTGGGAGCGTCTGCTTCTAATCCCGGTTGTCCCACTAACTCTTGTGCCAAATATCTGTTCTAAATACTCAATCATACCAAATGAGTATGTGGGATATTTAATAGGTGCTGCGATTTATGCGTTTGTGTTTATGACCCAGTGGATGAAAAATTTATCTGATAAAAAACTAGCTTAA